AGGCAGCGGCCCATGCGGCCGACGGGCTGGCCCGGGTCACGGGCCGGCCTCAGGCATGCATTGCCCAGAACGGTCCCGGCGCGGCCAATTTTGTCAGCGCCGTCACCGCGGCCTACTGGGCCCACAGTCCGGTGGTGGCCATTACCCCTGAGACCGGCACCATGGGCATCGGAACCGGGGGATTTCAGGAACTGGATCAGATGCCGATGTTTCAACGCTCCACGGTCTATCAGGTCCGGGTCAACCGTCCCGAACGGATGGCCGAACTGGCCCGCCGGGCCTTTTACATGGCCAAGACGGAAAACGGGCCTGTCCAGCTCAATATCCCGAGGGACTATTTTTACGGCGTGTGCGAAGATGAGATCTATCCCACCCTGACCATTTCCAGGGGCTGCGGTCCAAGGGATTGCCTGAAGGAGGCGGCCCGGCTCCTGATGGATGCCCGATACCCTGCGATTGTGGCCGGGGGCGGCGTGAGCCAGGGGGATGCCCTGGCCGAGACGGTTGCCCTGGCCGAATATCTGAGTGCACCGGTGGTCAACAGCTATCTGCACAATGATTCCTTTCCTGCCCATCACCGGCTGGCTGTCGGTCCCATCGGATATTGCGGCGCCAAGTCCGCCATGCGGACCATTGCCAAGGCAGACGTGGTCCTGGCCCTCGGTTCCAGGCTCGGTCCGTTCGGGACCCTGCCCCAGTACGACATCGATTACTGGCCTAAGGATGCAAAAATCATCCAGGTGGATAAGGACGCCAAGGTCCTGGGCCTGAGCAAGCGGGTGGATGTGGCAAGCTGTGCCGATGTCAAGGAGTTTGCCGCGGAACTGCTTCTGGCGGTCAAGGCCCGTCATCCCGATCTGCCTGTCAATGCACAGCGTCTGGCGGGCATCGACACGGAAAAGCGCATCTGGGCCGACGAGCTGGAATCCTGGTCCACATCCGGGGAGAGGCCGATGCATCCGAGGCGACTCCTCCGGGAAGTGGCCCTGGCCATGCCCGAGGGGAGCATCGTGTCCACGGATATCGGCAATAATTCATCCATGTGCAATGCCTACCTCCGGTTTTCGGATGTGCGCCGGCATATCTCGGCCCTGAGCTGGGGGAATTGCGGATTTGCCTATGGCGCGGCCCTGGGGGCCAAGATCGGGAGGCCTGATGCGCCCGTGTTTGCATTTCAGGGCGACGGGGCCTACGGCATCAGCGGCATTGCCGAGGTGATGACCGCGGTCAGGGAGAATATCCCTGTGATCGCCGTGGTGGCCAACAATTTTGAGTGGGGGGCGGAAAAGAAAAACCAGATCGATTATTACAACAACCGTTTTGTGGGCGCCAATCTCAGGGGAAATCCCGACTATGCCCGGCTGGCCGAAGAGATGGGGGCCATAGGGTTCAGGGTGGAAGACCCGGCTGAGGTGGCGGAGGTCGTGCGGGAGGCGGTGGCCTCCAACAGACCGTGCGTCATCAATGCCATTATTCAGGGCGGAGAGGCGGTACTGGCAGAACCCTTTCGAAGGGATGCCCTCCAGATGCCGGTTCGTTACCTGGAAAAATATGCCGAGCTGAATGCCGTAAAGTGATCGAATCGGCATAAGAGTTGTCTGTTTTCATCTTTTTTATTGACAAATCAAAGAGGATTGATAAAACTGGCGCAGCTCAGGCAGCTCAGTAACTATCCGGGTAAAGCTTCTTCCTTGATGGCTTGAGGGCATAAAGGTTGCCAGATGAAACTTCCTGCAAAAAACCCTGTTGCGGTATTCCCGCGTCAGGGGTTTTTTTTGTTCAGTCTCATGGCTTTCACATAACTCCAAGGGAGGTGATGCCCGAAGCGCTTTGATAAGATAGCTGGTAATCGGACAGGTGTTCAGACTGGCAAGAACCCTTATCTAAGGAGGATGTCATGGCGCAACAAAATGAAACTTCAAGCCAGGGATTTCTGAAGGATTTGGGAGCGGGTTTGACGAACTGGACAGAGCGGTGGATTCCTGATGCCCTCGTGATCGTGTGGGTCCTTACTATCATCACCTTTATTCTGGCGCTTATCTGGGGCAAGGTGGGGCTCGGAGGGGCGGTTCAGGCATGGGGGAAGGGCTTCTGGGTCCTTCTGCAGTTCGCCATGCAGATGTGCCTGATCATGATGACCGGCTATATTCTGGCCTGTTCGCCCCCTGTCAGGAGACTTCTGGACGGGCTTTCCAGTCTGGCGAACCGGGAGAAGCCGTGGCAGGCCATCGTCATCATGGCCCTCTTCTCCATGGCGATTGCCTGGATCAACTGGGGCCTGAGCCTAATCGGGAGCGCCATGCTGGCCCTCTACATTGCCAAGAACAATCCCAAGGTGGACTACCGGCTTCTGGTGGCCGCGGCCTACCTGGGGCTTGGATGCACATGGCATGCAGGGCTCTCCGCTTCTGCGCCGTTGCTGGTCAACACGCCCGATAATTTCCTGATCAAGGGCGGCTATCTTACAGATACCATCAGTACGAACGCGACCATCTTCTCTCCCTTTAATCTCATCCTTCTCATCATTATCATTGTGGTGGTGACCGTTCTCATGGCCCTCATGCACCCCAGTGAGGAAAAGACATTCAAGGTCAGTCCTGAACTCATGGACAGACTCAAATTGTACGAGGCGCCCCCGATGCCGGCCAAATACACGGGCTTTTCAGACTGGGCCAACTGGTGGTGGGGGTGGAACCTTCTGGTGGCTGCGGGCGGATTCTGGTGGCTGGGTTCAGCGGTGGCCGAGGCGGGCTTTGCCAAGGCGATCAACCTGAATAATATCAATCTCTTTTTCCTGATGCTGGGCGTCCTGTTTCACTGGCGGCCCTGGAGCTTTCTCAAGGCGGCCGAGGACGCGGGAAAGGCCGTTTGGGGAATCGTCATCCAGTTCCCCTTTTATGCCGGGATATTCGGTCTGTTCAAATTCACTGCCCTGGCCACGGTATTTACCAGTGCATTCGTGACCGTTTGCAGCGGCGGGACATTCCTGCTGGTCACCTACTGGTATGCCGGTCTGCTCAACTACCTGATTCCCTCGGGCGGGTCTGAGTGGGCGGTGACTGCGCCCTACCTCCTCCCGGCGGCCAAGGAGTTGGGGATCGCGGCCAACAAGACCGTGATTGCCTATGCCTGGGGTGACATGATGACCGACATGATCCAGCCCTTCTGGGCCATTGCCATGCTGGCCGTGGCCAAGCTCAATTTCCGGGACATCATGGGATATCTGATGGTCATCTTTCTGGTGTACTTTGTCATTACATCTATCGCTTTTCTGATCCTGCCGTGGATCTAAGGGAAGGGCGGCTTTAGAATCTTTGATGCCAACTTCTCTGCACCCTTCGGAGAAGTTGGCGTCATATGGGTAAGCGCGTGGGGGTCTCTTTCTCCCGCTGTCGGCGGGACAAAAACCTGCAACAGCTCGTGGGAACGGCAGCAGGGCTTTAAACTGCGGTTCGTTACAGCCCCAAGAACAGGCTTTCATATAACGGTCGTTCTTGCTGCCTTTCCGTAAAAGGTATTCAAAGCTCTGGGGCGGTCGTCGAGCGTTATGGTCCCATTTTAATGTCCCGCCCTTGGGCGGGAGAAAGAGACCCCCACGCGCGCTCAAAAATTGCCGGGATTTGCACCCATACCTTTTTGGTTGCGGCCGTTAGGCCGCCTTGGGGGTTGTCTTGTTTTTTGGGATGGATACCCCTGGAGGGCCGAACCGCCCTCCGGGGGGTTCTCGCTTTGTCCCGGTCAGTCTCGGACGGGCCGGGGCAGGGCGGTTTGGTAATAGACGAACGCTTTCAGGAAGAAGGATGTCCCCATGAAGCCCATTCACTACATGCCGGCGCATCAACTGGCGGCGCAGATCCATTCCGGGGCGCTCTCGCCGGTGGAGCTGATAGAAAAGACCCTGGATCGGATCGCGTCTGTGAATCCCTTGATCAATGCCTTTGTGGCCATGCGTGCGGAGGAGGCCCTCAAAGAGGCAAAGGAACAGGAGGCGCGTATTGCCAGAGGCATGGACCCCGGCCCGCTGGCAGGGATTCCGGTGGGCGTCAAGGACCTGGAAGATGTAGAGGGGATGGTCACCAGCTTTGGATCGATCCCCTACAAAGACCACGTGGCGGCCCGGGATTCGGTTCAGGTGGCCCGGCTGCGGCGTGCGGGGGCCATCATCGTGGGCAAGACCAATACTCCGGAATTCGGGTTCACAGGGTTTACAAAAAACCGCCTCCACGGCGTTACCCGAAATCCGTGGAACAGGGAGCGGACCCCCGGCGGGTCCAGCGGGGGGTCGGCCGCGGCCGTTGCCGCCGGCATGGTCCCAATAGCAACGGGGTCGGATGCGGGCGGTTCCATCCGCATTCCGGCTTGCTATTCAGGGTGCTTTGGGATGAAACCCACATACGGGTGCATCCCCTTGGGCCCGGTAAAACGTCTCTACACAACCCGAACCTGGACCCTGGGCCCCCTCACCCGGACCGTGGAGGACGCTGCCCTCTACCTGGATTGCGCAGCAGGCTATCATCCAGCAGATCCCAACTCCCTCCCGCAACCTGCTGTTCGTTACATGGAAACCCTTCAGAGACCTCTTAAGGATTTGAGAATCTGTTTCAGCCCGGACCTGGGATATGCCCGGGTTCAGAACGAGGTGATGACCCTGGTGGAGAAGGCCGCAGCCGGGTTTGAGACCATGGGCCATCAGGTGGAGATCTGGAAAGGGTCACTACCCGATGTGAGCGGGGCATGGTCGGATCTCATGAACAGGGAGTTATATGGACAGCTTTATCACGATCTGGACAGGATCCGGCCTGAGTTAGGACGGACCCTTGTCCAATCCCTGGACAGCGTCAACCACCTTTCTCTTGCCCACCGGCTGAACATTCAAGAAATTCGTTCAGAGTTGAACCGGGTCCTGTGGAAGGTCTTCGATCAGTTTGATCTCCTCCTGACCCCCACCATGCCCACCGAGGCCTTTGCCGCCAAGGGACCTCCCCCCGCAGAGATTGACGGTCATCCCATCCCCCTCCTTGGGGCCGTGGCCTTTACCTATCCGTTCAACCTCTCCGGCCATCCTGCAGCCACGGTCCGCGTAGGCCTGACCGGATCAGGCCTCCCCGCGGGCCTTCAGATCGTCGGCCCCAGACACAAAGACGACCGGGTCCTACAGGCCGCGCATCTCTACGAACAGGCATTTCCATGGAATGACCGCTGGCCAGACCTTTTGATGGAATCAGGGGATGGCGTATCCCGACCGTTTCAAAAAAAATCGGAGGTTAAGCACCCGTGACGTTCGAGATTGCGCTGGTCCTGTCGATCCTGGGGCTGGCCGTTATCTTGCTGGTGACCGAACAGATGCCCATGGAAGTGACGGCCCTTCTGGTGCTGGGGAGTCTTGCGGTTACCGGTCTGGTAAACCCGACAGATGCGCTGTCAGGTTTCAGCAACCCCGCTGTGGTTACCATATGGGCCGTCTTTATCTTGAGCGGCGGCTTGACCCGGACCGGCGTGGGAAATATCATCGGCAATCGGCTGGTGAAACTGGCGGGGGGAAATGACACGCGCCTGATCATGATCGTCATGGTTGTTACAGGCATCCTTTCAGCCTTCATGAACAATGTGGCCGTGGCCGCCCTCATGCTCCCGGTGGTGATGGATATCTGCCGGAGTACCAGACGCTCCCCGTCGGCCATGCTCCTCCCGCTGGCCTACGGATCCCTGCTGGGAGGCCTGCTTACCCAGATCGGGACCCCGCCCAATATCCTGGTGAGCGCCCTCTTGCGGGAGAACCACCTAACGCCGTTCAAGCTCTTTGATTTCACACCTGTAGGTGCTTTCATCTTCGTATTCGGCGTCCTGTTCATGAGTTTCCTGGGCCGGCGGTTACTTCCCGATCATGGATTTCTCGAGCAAACCAAAGGCATTATGGAGACCGATCTGAATGCCCAGTATCAGATGGAAGACCACATTTTCCAGGTCAGGGTGCCGCCGACGTCTCCCCTCATCGGAAAAACCCTTGCCGAAACCAGGATGGGAACGGTCCTGAGCATGGATGTGATGGCCATTACCCGACAGAACCGAAGTGTTCTTGCGCCGGGAGCGGGAGAACGGCTGCATCCGAACGACATCCTGATTGTCAAGGGAAGAGAGGAAAAACTGGCTGAACTGCGGCAGTGGGAGACGCTCATCCGTCACATCCAGACCGTATCCCTGAAAGAACTCTTTTCAAAAGA
This Deltaproteobacteria bacterium DNA region includes the following protein-coding sequences:
- a CDS encoding TIGR00366 family protein, encoding MAQQNETSSQGFLKDLGAGLTNWTERWIPDALVIVWVLTIITFILALIWGKVGLGGAVQAWGKGFWVLLQFAMQMCLIMMTGYILACSPPVRRLLDGLSSLANREKPWQAIVIMALFSMAIAWINWGLSLIGSAMLALYIAKNNPKVDYRLLVAAAYLGLGCTWHAGLSASAPLLVNTPDNFLIKGGYLTDTISTNATIFSPFNLILLIIIIVVVTVLMALMHPSEEKTFKVSPELMDRLKLYEAPPMPAKYTGFSDWANWWWGWNLLVAAGGFWWLGSAVAEAGFAKAINLNNINLFFLMLGVLFHWRPWSFLKAAEDAGKAVWGIVIQFPFYAGIFGLFKFTALATVFTSAFVTVCSGGTFLLVTYWYAGLLNYLIPSGGSEWAVTAPYLLPAAKELGIAANKTVIAYAWGDMMTDMIQPFWAIAMLAVAKLNFRDIMGYLMVIFLVYFVITSIAFLILPWI
- the xsc gene encoding sulfoacetaldehyde acetyltransferase — its product is MSKVKMTPSEALVETLVAEGVETVFGIVGSAYMDALDLFPNAGIRFISVAHEQAAAHAADGLARVTGRPQACIAQNGPGAANFVSAVTAAYWAHSPVVAITPETGTMGIGTGGFQELDQMPMFQRSTVYQVRVNRPERMAELARRAFYMAKTENGPVQLNIPRDYFYGVCEDEIYPTLTISRGCGPRDCLKEAARLLMDARYPAIVAGGGVSQGDALAETVALAEYLSAPVVNSYLHNDSFPAHHRLAVGPIGYCGAKSAMRTIAKADVVLALGSRLGPFGTLPQYDIDYWPKDAKIIQVDKDAKVLGLSKRVDVASCADVKEFAAELLLAVKARHPDLPVNAQRLAGIDTEKRIWADELESWSTSGERPMHPRRLLREVALAMPEGSIVSTDIGNNSSMCNAYLRFSDVRRHISALSWGNCGFAYGAALGAKIGRPDAPVFAFQGDGAYGISGIAEVMTAVRENIPVIAVVANNFEWGAEKKNQIDYYNNRFVGANLRGNPDYARLAEEMGAIGFRVEDPAEVAEVVREAVASNRPCVINAIIQGGEAVLAEPFRRDALQMPVRYLEKYAELNAVK
- a CDS encoding amidase, with product MKPIHYMPAHQLAAQIHSGALSPVELIEKTLDRIASVNPLINAFVAMRAEEALKEAKEQEARIARGMDPGPLAGIPVGVKDLEDVEGMVTSFGSIPYKDHVAARDSVQVARLRRAGAIIVGKTNTPEFGFTGFTKNRLHGVTRNPWNRERTPGGSSGGSAAAVAAGMVPIATGSDAGGSIRIPACYSGCFGMKPTYGCIPLGPVKRLYTTRTWTLGPLTRTVEDAALYLDCAAGYHPADPNSLPQPAVRYMETLQRPLKDLRICFSPDLGYARVQNEVMTLVEKAAAGFETMGHQVEIWKGSLPDVSGAWSDLMNRELYGQLYHDLDRIRPELGRTLVQSLDSVNHLSLAHRLNIQEIRSELNRVLWKVFDQFDLLLTPTMPTEAFAAKGPPPAEIDGHPIPLLGAVAFTYPFNLSGHPAATVRVGLTGSGLPAGLQIVGPRHKDDRVLQAAHLYEQAFPWNDRWPDLLMESGDGVSRPFQKKSEVKHP